The Acinetobacter calcoaceticus sequence AAAATATTTTTTATTTATAAAGTTACTTTATCATCAGTATGTAAATATTAGAAAAATCAAATTATTAAACTAAATTTAAAAATTAAAAACTTACTATAAATTAGTTTTATAAAAATTTAATTTTAATTAAAACCACCTTTAAATAATTAATTTTATTTTAAATATATATCTAATAATAATTTATTTTATTAAAATCTAATATTAAAATTCTCTATCATTTATATATCCACCTCTATAAAATCCCCAACATTACAGCTCGAATAGCTGCTGAAATTTTATTATTCACATTTAGCTTCTGCATTGAATTTCCAAGATGAAAATTTATGGTTCTTTCAGCCACCCCGAGAATCTGCGCAATCTCTGCTGACGTTTTACCTTCCGCCGTCCAACGCAGAACCTCTTTTTCCCGCTTCGTTAAATAAAGATTAAACTGAGCAAATTCTGCGTCATTCACAATTTTAGCAATGCTGGAATGCACTGTCTGGGACAGCCAATACATATTTGTATATTGAGCTTTCTGCTCTTTTTCTGATAATTGGTCAGTGGATCTTGCTAGTGTTAACATCCCCCTTGTACCAATAAAGTCACGGCTTGACTGTGCCCAACCGACATTTAAACCATAAGAACGCGCCTCTTCCCAAAAATCTTTTTGAGATTGAGTGTTCGCAGATTGGCTCGACCAGACAAGAGGTTGAAGTGACAGCATACAATGCTGTACGGTTGGATCTACTACTACATATTGCTGTTTAACATAACGCTTCTGCCATGCTTCTGGATAATTATTCAACATAATCGTTTTTGGTTCAGCAATAGATAATGGTGCCTGCATACCATAAGCACAATAATCAAATCCGAGCTTTAAAGCTGTAGATTTGACGACCTCAAATAGCTGATATTCATTTTTTACCATCAGAGATGCTGATAGTAAATCCTCTTGCCAATTTTCCATTTACTCTTATTAGACCTTATTCATAAATCATTTTTTTAGTTGCATATGGTGAACTTATAATCCAATTAACAACATTTTTGAGCCTGAGAGGGTGGTAAATTCTTCGGATAAACTAGTTTTAGAAAGCTTTTTAAGGTTGTTATATTGCATATGTTAATTATGCTTGAAATTCTCAAATATAAAGGACGCATTTTATTCCAAAAATGAGTATTTTTTACTTTCAAAAGAAGTCTATTATTTATCCTTATTTGTATATTTCTATTAATTTAACTAAATAATAACCTTTACTAACAATACACTCCGTATAAGTTTTCTATTTATTATTAGGTGCAGCGTAGAATAATTATAATGATCTCAAAATATTTTTTAATAATAAGGATAGATATTATTTACAATGTACATGCCGAATTTATCCTCTTCATACTTTTGAAACGAGTAATTCTCATATTGATGCTACAGAATGCTCAATTTGTGTATAAGTAAACCTCACTACCTGAAATACTTTCTAAAGAACAACTTAACGTTGTGTACCACCAGATTACGACTGACCTGTAAAACATAACAGTATTTTGTTGGCAATAATTTATGTTATTTATCTATAGAACTGTAATTCAAGTCACTTGAACAGGTAGCATGGTCACAATCCCCACCCATTTCTCAATCTCAACTGATGGTTTTATTCGGATGAATGAAAACCAGCTTATGAATTACCCCCTCCAACACCTCATATCTACTGTTGAATCAACACAAATTGAAGATTCTCAAATTCTATATTATGGGTTTACTGAATGGGCAACATCACTGACCCCAGCTTTAAGTACCGGATGGGACTGGGAGTTCGTTGAGCAAAATGGCATCACGAGCTTAAAACGAATTGGGCTATCTCGAAGCAATATCATGATTGTTGATGTATCTGGTACAGATATTGGATGTGATGTGACTGAAACATTAATCGAGAAAAAAATAGATACTTTGTTTTGGGAACAGTTCATTTATGCTCAAATTAATACAACGCAGACAAAGACTAAATTAAGTCTAAATTTCTCTTAGAAACCTGTTAATTCTTACAGTTACCACCTTTCCAGCTGTCAAGTAAAGTCGCCTGAAAAATAAGTGGAAGCACTTGTAATGAATATTATTGCTGGATTTCAAAACAATTTTTCAGAAGGCTTATATACCAAATTTAAAAGTTACCGCTACAGGGTATTTGTTGAACACTTAGGGTGGGAGTTGAACTGTCCACATAATGAAGAACTAGATCAATTTGATAAAGTCGATACAGCTTATGTCGTCGCCCAAGATAGAGAATCCAATATTATTGGCTGTGCCAGACTACTACCCACGACTCAACCCTATTTACTCGGTGAAGTATTTCCTCAATTAATGAATGGAATGCCTATTCCTTGCTCACCAGAAATTTGGGAATTATCAAGATTTTCAGCCGTAGATTTTTCGAATCCACCTTCCTCTGCTAATCAAGCAGTGTCATCCCCAGTCTCTATTGCAATTCTGCAAGAAGCGATCAACTTTGCAAGAGAACAAGGCGCAAAACAACTCATTACGACCTCACCTCTTGGTGTAGAGCGGTTATTACGTGCTGC is a genomic window containing:
- the abaI gene encoding acyl-homoserine-lactone synthase AbaI — translated: MEALVMNIIAGFQNNFSEGLYTKFKSYRYRVFVEHLGWELNCPHNEELDQFDKVDTAYVVAQDRESNIIGCARLLPTTQPYLLGEVFPQLMNGMPIPCSPEIWELSRFSAVDFSNPPSSANQAVSSPVSIAILQEAINFAREQGAKQLITTSPLGVERLLRAAGFRAHRAGPPMVIDGYAMFACLIEV
- the abaR gene encoding LuxR family transcriptional regulator AbaR translates to MENWQEDLLSASLMVKNEYQLFEVVKSTALKLGFDYCAYGMQAPLSIAEPKTIMLNNYPEAWQKRYVKQQYVVVDPTVQHCMLSLQPLVWSSQSANTQSQKDFWEEARSYGLNVGWAQSSRDFIGTRGMLTLARSTDQLSEKEQKAQYTNMYWLSQTVHSSIAKIVNDAEFAQFNLYLTKREKEVLRWTAEGKTSAEIAQILGVAERTINFHLGNSMQKLNVNNKISAAIRAVMLGIL
- a CDS encoding DUF4902 domain-containing protein; this encodes MVTIPTHFSISTDGFIRMNENQLMNYPLQHLISTVESTQIEDSQILYYGFTEWATSLTPALSTGWDWEFVEQNGITSLKRIGLSRSNIMIVDVSGTDIGCDVTETLIEKKIDTLFWEQFIYAQINTTQTKTKLSLNFS